From Penaeus vannamei isolate JL-2024 chromosome 37, ASM4276789v1, whole genome shotgun sequence, one genomic window encodes:
- the LOC138859549 gene encoding mitochondrial amidoxime-reducing component 1-like, giving the protein MTSLQSVRMLMVLLTAGLMAGALLTRWAWLRCSATLRGRRREELQFEEVGVVSQLTIHPLKSARGIPVETGRATRFGLACGPLEDRSFLVVTSEGRFVTGRQAGALMTVEVEVTYSTLKLKMKGEEDVEVDLQKAKEAGRVIETRIWGQAARGIDCGEEAAAWLSRALFRGQRLVRLLHRGDVLWDRPSLKPRYFEFPQFRASDRIFYADTSSFLVASESSLEDLNGRLEEPVSMGWFRPNVVVRGARPFDEDDWAFLKIGDVVLRRVKPCERCLLTTIDPTTGRRSPRKEPLHTLQQYRTPTHPPRLSKIWSKKPVFGVNMTTDSEGVVSVGDRVMIARASKHPEYAI; this is encoded by the exons atgacctCCCTCCAGAGCGTCAGGATGCTGATGGTGCTGCTGACGGCGGGGCTGATGGCGGGCGCGCTGCTGACCCGGTGGGCGTGGCTCCGGTGCTCGGCGACACTGCGCGGGAG gaggagggaggagctgcAGTTCGAGGAGGTGGGCGTGGTCTCGCAACTGACGATCCACCCACTCAAGTCGGCGCGGGGAATCCCCGTGGAGACAGGCCGTGCCACGCGGTTCGGGCTCGCCTGCGGCCCCCTCGAGGACAG gtcatTCCTGGTGGTGACCTCGGAGGGCAGGTTCGTCACAGGTCGGCAGGCGGGGGCGCTGATGACGGTCGAGGTCGAGGTCACCTACTCGACCCTCAAGCTCAAGATGAAGGgcgaggaggacgtggaggtcgACCTCCAGAAGGCGAAGGAGGCCGGGAGGGTCATCGAGAcgag GATCTGGGGCCAGGCCGCCCGCGGGATCGACTGCGGCGAGGAGGCGGCGGCGTGGCTGTCCCGGGCGCTGTTCCGAGGCCAGCGGCTCGTGCGGCTGCTGCACCGCGGCGACGTGCTGTGGGACAGGCCGTCGCTCAAGCCGCGCTACTTCGAGTTCCCGCAGTTCAGGGCGTCGGACAGg atCTTCTACGCCGACACGAGCTCGTTCCTGGTGGCGTCGGAGTCGTCGCTGGAGGACCTGAACGGCCGGCTGGAGGAGCCCGTGTCCATGGGCTGGTTCCGGCCCAACGTCGTGGTCCGCGGCGCCAGGCCCTTCGACGAGGACGACTGGGCCTTCCTCAAGATCGGCGACGTCGTCCTCAGGAGGGTCAAGCCCTGCGAGAG GTGTTTGCTGACTACGATCGACCCGACGACAGGGCGGCGGAGCCCTCGCAAGGAGCCCCTCCACACGCTGCAGCA GTACCGCACGCCCACGCACCCGCCCAGACTGTCGAAGATCTGGTCGAAGAAGCCCGTCTTCGGCGTGAATATGACCACGGACAGCGAGGGCGTCGTGTCCGTTGGCGATCGGGTCATGATAGCGCGGGCCAGCAAGCATCCCGAGTATGCGATCTGA